GGACGAAATGTTTGCCAGGATTGCGAGCATTGTTGATCCGGTGAAGATAGATATTGTGGTGTCCAATCACGTAGAGATGGACCACTCAGGGTGTCTTGGCGAAGTGGTCAAACGGGCGCCCAATGTGGAAGTGCTGACGTCGACCAATGGTGAGAAGGGATTAAAACTCCATTTTGACACTTCTGCCTGGAATATGCGGGCTGTGAAAACCAACGAAGAATTATCCATTGGCAAGCATACGCTTAAGTTTGTACATATGCCTTTGGTTCATTGGCCTGACTCCATGGCAACCTACGTCCCGGAGGCCAAACTGCTTATGCCCAATGATGCGTTTGGCCAGCACATTGCCACTGAGGGCATATTTGAAGATGAGACGGCCAAAGATGTTGTGATGGAAGAAGCGGCTAAGTATTATGCCAATATTATTCTGCCGTATGGTGCACAGGTGGACAAAGCCTTGACAGCGCTTTCCGGCCTGGAGTTTGACATGATCGCCACCAGCCACGGATTGATTTGGCGGAAGTATTTTACGGAAATTATTGAGAAGTATAAATTTTGGACTCAGTATAAAACAGTCGAAAAGGCGGTTGTGATTTATGACACCATGTGGGGCGCGACGGAGACCATGGCGCATACGGTCAAGTCGGCGTTTGAAAACATGGATATTCCAGTTGTCATGCGCAGCCTCAAGCATATGCATATTTCTGATCTGGTTGCCGATGTTTTGGAAGCGCGGTATATTGCACTGGGATCCCCAACATTGAATAATATGATGCTCCCCACCATGGGAGCATTTATGACATATATTCGGGGATTGAAGCCGCAGAATAAAAAAGCCATGATTTTCGGTTCTTATGGATGGAATCCCAATACCATGAAAGAGCTGGAAACCTGGGTCCGCGAGATGGGCTGGGAATTACCCGGCTCGGTGGTGAACGCCAAGTATCGCCCCACATCGGAACTCCTTGCGCACTTGCGTCAGACAGTAGGGCAGCTAAAGGATTCGTGAGATTACAAAGGAGGCAGGAGGCATGAATAAAAATTTGGAAAAAGCGCTTAATGATCAGATTAATGCCGAGTTTTACTCCGGTTATCTTTACCTGGCCATGTCCGCATATTTTGAGGAACAGAATATGACCGGGTTTGCCGGCTGGATGTATGTCCAGTATCAGGAAGAAATCACCCATGCGGTTAAGTTTTTCCGCTATGTTTTGGAGCGGGGCGGAAGTGTCACACTGGATACAATTGCCAAGCCGGCGACCGACTGGAAGAATGCGGAAGAAGTTTTTGCCGAAGTCGTGAAGCACGAACACTATGTAACCGGTTTAATCAATAAGTTGGTGGATCTGGCTATTGCGGAGAAGGACCATGCCACCAATAATATGCTGCAATGGTTTGTTGCCGAGCAGGTTGAAGAGGAGGCCAATGTCGCGCAGATTTTCGGCCAAATTAAGATGGTTCAGGAATCCAAACAGGGATTGTATATGTTAAATAAAGAGCTGGGCCTGCGCGTCTTTGTGGATGCGACAGCCAAACCCACGGCATAAGCCGCTCAAATGGGAATGAAACCGACGCCGCAAGAATTAATCAAACACGAGCAGGCATTGGGTCTGCTTAATTACGGCATGTATATCGTTTCGTCACACGCGCAGGATAAGAAGAATGGTCAGATTATCAATGTGGCCTCTCAGGTGACGGCCGAACCCATGCAGGTGGTTATTTGTCTGAATAAACAGAATTTGACCCATGATTATATTACGCAAAGCGGTGTTTTTGGTCTTTCAATTTTGGAGCAGTCGACACCGTTTAAAGTTATCGGAACTTGGGGATTTAAATCAGGTCGTGATGTGGATAAATTTAAGGAGGCCGGTCATCGCGAAGGCAAAACCGGTGTACCGCTTCTTATCGATCATACACTGGCAACCCTGGAGTGTGAGGTGGTTTCATGCTGTGATGCCAACACGCATAGCCTTTTCTTGGGGCGGGTGGTCGGCGGAGAAGTTTTACGTGAAGGGGTTGCCCTAACCTATGATTACTATCGTCACGTGATTAAAGGTAAGGCATCTAAAAACGCACCAACCTTCCGGACGCAGGGGCACTAATGTCGTGTCTCACGCTGTTTGTACTGCATAAAAGTCATTGCGAGGAGCGGCGTACTGAGCCGATCCCTGAACTTTTCGGGAATGGTTTCCGGTATGCCGGAGGACGAGTGCACAATCTTCCAGGAAGCGTTTTCAGCATTGCACAACGAAAAAGCCAGGGAATGAATAGTGGGGCTGCTTGGAATACAGTTGGCTGGTTGAGTGAAAATTTCTTGTGCAGTACTGAAAACGCTCCCTGGAGAATTTAGACAGTACGGTCATCATTGGTGATGGCAGGTTGTTTATTAAACCATATGAGGTGACAAGATGCAAAAATATGTATGCGAAGTTTGTGGGTATGTTTACGATCCTGAAAAAGGCGATCCGGATGGCAACATAGCACCTGGAACACCTTTCGATCAGATCCCGGATGAATGGGTCTGCCCGGAATGCGGTGTGGGGAAGGATTCTTTCTCGCCGGCAGAGTAAGCTGATTTAGCAGTCACTTTTGTAGCAGGGCGGGACATCCGTCCTGCTGCATCTTTTTCTCACACCCTGGAAACCAGCCGGTATGGGAGAAGGTGGTTGAAGCAACCAGGTTCATCAGACGTCAATCCACGATATAGTTCCCATCTTCATTATTATTCATAGTTAGCGGTGTCAAAAAAAAACAGAGAGAAAATAATTTATATCCAAAGGCAGTAAAATTTTATAAAATGGCCAAACTGTCGGGGCTGCGAAACGTCCCAAATTTTCAAAATCTTTTCCGGTCGGGGAGGGTGTTATGAATCAGAAAGTGGTTATTATTGGAGCCGGTTCAGTGGGTGCGACCTTTGCTTATGCATTGATGCAGAGCCATTTGGCCCGCGAGATTGTGCTGATTGATTTAAATAAAGAAAAAGCCCAGGGGGAGGTTATGGACCTTCAGCAGGGGATCGCTTTTACACGTCCGGTAAATATTCGGCTGGGCGATTACAGCGACTGCCAAGATGCTGCTGCAATTGTAGTAACGGCCGGGGCCAAACAAAATCCAGGCGAAGACCGTCTCGCGTTGGCAGGACGCAATGCCGGAATCTTAAATACGATGATTCCGGAAATTATCAAGGACGGGTTTGCCGGTGTTTTAATTATGACCTCGAATCCCGTGGATGTCTTGACCCAGATGGCTTGGGACATATCCGGACTACCCCGGGAGCGTGTCATCGGGTCGGGCACGGTATTGGATAGCTCCCGGTTGCGGGCCTTGCTCTCGGAGCATTGTCAGGTTGATGCTGCCAATATTCATGCCATGATTATCGGAGAACACGGTGATTCTGAGGTGGCCGCATGGAGCGCAGCGACCATTGGCGGTGTACCGATCCAGCAATACTGTGAGGCGTGTGGTAGATGTGCTCCGGTGGATAAATACCCGCAACTTTTAGAGCAGGTGAAAAATGCGGCGTATGATATTATTCAACGTAAAGGCGCGACCTATTATGCGATTGGATTGGCCTTGGTTCAGATCGTGGGTGCGGTCTTGCGGGATGAGCACCGCGTTTTGCCGGTCTCCTATGTCATGCCTGCATTTGAAGGCATTGAGGATGTGGCGCTTTCCCTGCCGGCTTTAGTGGGCCGTAAGGGCGTGGAAAAAATTTTGAAGTTACCGTTGGCAGAGGCAGAGCAGGCGGCATTGCGCAAGTCCGCGTTTATTATTAAACAGAGTTATGAAAATATTCGCAGCCGGATTGCGAAAGTTTAGGAGATTGTTATCTATGGAACAGCCGTTGATGGAATTAAAAGGTGTTGCCGCATCGTCGGGACTGGCGGTCGGTCGGGTTTGTTTTTGGAGTGATCCGGAGGGAATCCCCCGGTATCCAATCAGTCCGGATCAAGTCAAAGCGGAGCTCCAACGCTTTGACGAAGCATTGGAGCTCTCGCGGCACCAAATTGAGAAGATGCGGCAGCGGGTGGAGCAGGAATTAGGGCAGGAAGAGGCGGCTATTTTTTCATCGCACAACCTGCTGCTGAATGATCCCTCACTTTATGCCAAGGTGGAGAAACGGCTGATCAATTTAGGCGTTAATCTGGAATCCGCGCTTGAGGAGACTATTGAAGAAATGGCCCAAATCTTTCTTAAAATTTCCGATGCCTATCTGCGGGAGCGGGTCAATGATTATCGGGACATCGGCCGCCGGGTCATGGATAATTTACTTTCTTATCAGCGGCAGTGCACAGTGGAGGAAGGTGAGCTGGTGGTGATGGTGGCACGCGAGCTGATGCCTTCGGACACAGTCCATTTTCACCGGCAGCATGTTGGTGCTTTTGTAACTGAGTACGGCGGGGTTTCCTCGCATGCGGCAATTCTGGCACGCTCGTTTCATTTGCCGGCAGTGGTGAGTGTTCCCGGGGCGCTTAAGCAAATTCGGAGTGGGGCCCAGGTACTGGTTGACGGCAATCGCGGAGTGATTGTGCTGGAGCCGTCAATGGCGCAGATTGAAGCTGCCCGGGAGGATGCGGCCCGCCGCTCCCAGGCGGTTTTACAGGTCCGCGAAGCAAAGCCGGCTGAAACGCTTGATAAAATCCTGGTCCGATTTTCCGCTAATCTGACGCGCGAGGATGAGGCGGAGGCGGCTCTGCGGGTCGGTGCGATGGGGGTGGGTTTATTACGTACAGAGTTTCTTTTTATGGACCGCAGAGAATTTTTGAGTGAGGAAGAGCAATACCTGGCCTACCGTCACGTTGTGGAAAAGATGGCACCTCATACCGTGATTATCCGGACACTCGATTTAGGAGAGGACAAGCATTTTGATTTCAACAATCCGGTTGACGAGGAAAAGGCAAGCCGTATTTTAGGCTGGCGCTCGATCCGTCTCTCGCTGGCGCATGAGCGTATCTTTATGGCGCAGCTTAAAGCGATTATGCGGGCTGCGGTACACGGCAAAGCGAAAATTCTGCTGCCTATGGTCAACGGGGTTGAGGAAGTTCGCCTTGTGCGGGAGATTATCGCCCGGGCAGCTGCAGAAATGTCCCGACAGCAGATTTCCCATCAGCCGGATGTTTCTTTGGGGGTGATGGTTGAGACCCCGGCCTCGGCATTTGCACCTGAGATCCTCTTGCGGGAAATTGATTTCATTTCCATCGGGACCAATGATTTGATTCAGTACGTGATGGTGGCTGACCGGACCTCGGATAAAATGCAGAAGTATTATCGGGCCGCATCCCCAATTATAGTAAAACTTTTACAGGATATTGCCCAGGTGAGCGCCGCGTTGGACAAAGATGTAAGCATTTGCGGCGAACTGGCCGGTGATCCGCTTTATTTACCCCTGTTGTTGGGCATGGGATTTACCAATTTTTCCGTTGCGCCGGTTTTGCTGCCGGATTTGGTGGACTCGGTCGGACACCTCCGGCATTCGGAGTGTAAAGGGCTGGTGCAAAAAGCACTTGCGCTTTCCACAGCAGATGAGGTTGAGGATCTTTTGCACCAATTCCGGGAGACGGCATCTTGAGGGATTGATTTTTATCCTACCTCATTTTTATCCAAATAAAAAAAAACGGCAGCTGACAGGACAAATAGAAAACAGTGTGTTTTATCGTGCCACGATAATAATTTGGCGGAATAAAAAACAGCTTGACATTAATCAGGTATTTAGGTACGATAATACCTAAATAAACCAGGAGACAGATATGGCGGGTTTTTTCCATGTATCAGATGCAGCATCCTTGGCATTGCATGCCTTGGCATTATTGGCCAAGGACAAAGATCAGACAATTTCAGCCAAGGTGTTGGCACAGACCATGGGCGTATCGTTGACTCATCTGGCCAAAGTGATGCAGCGGCTGGAGCATGCCGGTTATGTTCAGAGCAAGCGGGGTCCGGCCGGCGGGTTTGTACTGAAAAAAAAAGCAGCCGTGATATCGCTTCGGGAAATCTACGAGACCATTGCCGGCAGTATTAAAACGACACGCTGTCCTTTGGGAATACCGCAGTGTAAAGCGGAATGTCCACTGAGACGGACGCTGTATCGGGCGGAGGCGGATATTGTGCGTGAACTGGCGCGAACCACCCTGGCGGATTTTGCCGGGACCCTTAAAATTAAAAGTTAAAGATCACGACTGCCGCAATTAATAAAATCGCCTATTGTCAAGCGTCCGGATCGGTTACATCATGGGCGGTTACTTAATTTGTACAAAAACGCTAAAAGACCACAAGAAAGGAATTTGCATGGGAAACCAACGTAAAATTATCAAAATTAATGAGGCACTCTGCAATGGATGCGGTCTATGTATTCCCAATTGCCCGGAAGGGGCCTTGCAGATTATAGACAACAAAGCCAGATTGGTCAGTGATTTGTTCTGTGACGGATTGGGTGCTTGTATCGGACATTGCCCGGAAGGCGCCATTACGATTGAGGAACGCGAGGCGGAGCCCTATGATGAAAAAAAAGTTATGAATAATATTGTGCCGCAAGGGGTCAACACGATCAAGGCGCATTTAAAACACTTAAAAGATCATGGTGCAGACGATTTATACAGTCAGGCAGTGGCGTATCTGAAGGAGAACAATATTCCGGTCCCGGAGGATACCCCGGCGGCAACAGAGGTACCCGGCGGCGGATGTCCGGGGTCGCGTGCCGTGGACCTCAAGCAAGCGGCACCCCAGCCCGATGTCAGCCAGGCCGGCCCGCGCGCAGTGTCGCAGCTTCAGAATTGGCCGGTCCAGCTCATGTTGGTGCCGCAGAGTGCACCCTACTTAAAGAATGCCGACCTGTTGATTGCCGCAGACTGTGTTGCGTTTGCCTATGCCGAGTTTCATCGGGATTTTATAAAGGATAAGGTTGTTATTATTGCCTGCCCCAAACTGGATGATGCCGCTTACTATACTGAGAAATTGACCTCACTATTCCAGGCCAATGAGATTAAGTCCGTCCAGGTGGCGCACATGCAGGTGCCTTGTTGTTCCGGGTTGGTTGAAATTATCAAGCGGGCGCGTACCGAATCCGGTAAAAATATTCCTATAAGCAGGGTCAATATAAGCTTGCAGGGCGACATACTCGAAGAAGTAGCGACAGTATAAAAAAGGAGGAAGAGAACGATGTATTGTAATCAATGCCAGGAAACATTAAAAAACACGGCCTGTACAATTCGCGGAGTTTGTGGAAAGGCAGGAGAAACATCCGATTTGCAGGATCTTTTAATCTACACACTCCAGGGCATGGCGCTGTATGCGGAAAGCACGGATCGGGAATTGGACAACCGCTACGGGGCATTTGCCTGCAAAGCATTGTTTGCCACCATCACCAATGCGAATTTCGATGATGCACGCATCAGCGCGCTCATCAGGGAAGCGCTCACACTGCGTCATGAACTCAAAGCACAGACAAAGCTGTCCGGCGCATTGCATGATGCGGCAGTATGGCAGGGAGCAAGTGATGCGGATTTTGCCGCGCAGTCTGCTCGGGTCGGTATTCAAGGGTATGATGCGGATGAGGATGCCCGCTCTTTGAAATTGTTGATGCTTTACGGACTCAAAGGGATCGCGGCGTATGCGGAGCATGCTGAAATATTGGGAAAACAAAATTTCGATATTTACCGGTTTGTGTTTAAAGCGCTGGCCGCTTTGACCAAGCCGCTTCCCGCCGACACCCTGACGGCCATGGTTTTAGAGACAGGCAGTATTGCGGTCACGACCATGGCGTTGCTCGATGAGGCGAATACATCTGCTTACGGACATCCGGAAATGACCGAGGTCAATATTGGTGTGCAGAACCGTCCGGGTATTTTAATTTCCGGACATGATCTCAAAGATATGGAAGCATTACTTCATCAGACCGAAGGGACCGGGGTGGATGTGTACACGCACAGCGAGATGCTGCCGGCAAATTACTATCCGAGGTTCAAAAAGTATCAGCATTTTGTAGGAAATTATGGTAATGCCTGGTGGAAGCAGGGAAGTGAATTTGAGTCATTCAACGGGCCGGTCATTATGACGACCAACTGCATTACGCCGGTTAGGGAAAGTTACCGTGACCGGATATTTACCACCGGGATGGCTGGTTTTCCAGGTGTGCGGCATATTGCTGAATCCAAGTCAGGAGAAGAGAAGGATTTCAGCGAGGTCATTGCTCTGGCAAAAACCTGCGTTTCACCCCAGGAAATAGAGACCGGCACTCTTATAGGCGGATTTGCCCATCAACAGGTTATGGCATTGTCCGACAAAATCGTGGCGGCAGTTAAGTCCGGCGCCATCAAGCGTTTTGTTGTTATGGCCGGATGTGACGGTCGTCAGCCGGGCCGAAATTATTTTACAGAGGTCGCTGAGGCATTGCCCCAGGAAGCTGTGATCCTGACAGCCGGGTGTGCCAAGTATCGCTATAATAAACTTAATTTGGGTGATATTGGAGGCATTCCGCGCGTATTGGATGCCGGTCAATGCAATGATTCTTATTCATTGGCAGTGATTGCACTGAAGTTAAAAGAGATCATGGGCGCGGCGGATATCAATGATCTGCCGATTTCTTTTGATATTGCCTGGTACGAGCAAAAAGCGGTTACCGTGCTTTTGGCTTTGCTCCATTTGGGATTCAAGGGAATCCGGTTGGGTCCGACATTGCCGGCCTTCCTTTCCCCCGGCGTGGTCAAGGTGCTGGTGGAGAATTTTAATATCAAACCGATCGGGGATGTGGCCAAGGATGTGGCCGATATGATGGGCATCAAGGATGGCGACACGGATAAAGAAACGGCCGGAGTCTAAGAATACAAAAAAATCGGTTTATTTTTGTAGCAGCCATGGGAGCGCCGGTGTCAGTCATTTAGCTGACACCGGCGCTCTTTAAATATTTGGGCCTGAAAAAGTCAAACCGGAACTCATTTCTTGATGAAGCCTGGTCAAACGATTGAGCAAGTACGCTGCCGGGCATTGCCCGGCGCACTCGCCCGGCGAATGCCGGGTGCCGGGTAAGCCAGTGACGTTCTATGACAAAGTCTCTAAATAGCGCTGGAACTTTCGGATAGCAGCCAGGCTGCCGACAACCATGAGTAAAACGCCAATGAGCGGCTGTAGAAAATTGCCTTTGCGTTTACCCGGTTCCAGTACAGCCTCGCCGGGATTGTCCGGGTTGTAATAGGCACGAAATTGTTTGTAGATGGGATACTTTGTAAGCAGCCGGGCGGCATCGCCGCGCTGTTGAGGGGCCAGCGCAATTTGACTGGAGGCATAATTGGTGTCGCCGACCGAGTAATTATATTCTATGATCGCAACTTGATAACTAATAATATTTTCATCCTTGCCCACTTTTTCTGTGGTGGTATAGCTTTCCGCATCTGAGCGGATAATGGTTGCCGGTGCTGTGGGCCAGTGGATGCTGGCCGGGGTTTTTTCAAAAGTACCCAGTCCGACCAGTAATAAACCGATTCCTGCCAGAACCAGACCGGCACCTCCGATAGCAGACCATGCCGGCCCAAAACGCGGACCCAGTCCAAAGCCGAGACCAAAGAGTCCCGCGCCGAGCAGTATCATGGCGATGAGTTTGGCATCTGAAAAAAGATATCCCAGACCCGCGAGAAGACTCCCGCAGCCAAGTATGAGAAGAGCGGAACTTAAAGCTGACAGAGATATTTTTGATGGTTGGGGTTCTTCCGGTAGAGCATGGTTTTCAGACATATTTTATCCCTCCAGGTTGTGTACACACAACAAGCTACATTTATTTATACGCGCAATATTATGAAAAGCAAGATGTAAATAGTGGTGCTAGCGGCCATTTTTTTACAGCCACCGGACTCCGGGTTTGAACAGCGGTAATTTCAAAAAACAAATAAAAAGTGATGAAGGAAATGAAAGAAGTGAAATATAGCAATGTATTATTATCCGTCAAAGTACCAGATAATACGGATGTTCTGTGTAAAAAGGGGTAAAGATACAAAGTGGACGGCACCAAAAGCGGAAAGCCAACCAGGCACAGAAAAAAATGATGAAAAAATGCACGGCGGTGGCGGACTGAAACGAATATTCCCAAAGATGGTTTATAAATATGCTGCGGGGAAAATGACCACCAACGTGCCAAGTGTGCATAAAAATAGCCCTAAAGGACAGTGTTATATAATATGTAAGGAGAAAGGTACTATGAATATGAAAAAATGTTTATTAGCAGGTCATGCGGGGAAAAAATGCCCGGATTGCAAGACGGGAGAGAAATGTCAGGCTTGTCAGGAAAAAGCAGCTCAAGCAGGCAAGGATAGGGTGACCTGTTCGGTGATGGGATCGACCATTGCCAAGGACAAAGTAGTTGCCACCCGTGAGTATAAGAGTAAGAATATTATTTATACTGCAAAGGCTGCATCAGTAAATTTGATAAAAATCCCGGGAAATACGCGAATTAATAAAATGATGTTATGTACAGGGTCGGACATCCGGCATTCGCCGGGTGTCCGACCCTACAGCATTTCGGGTATTGAAGCGCGGGTTTTTGGATCGCGCATACTTGGCACCCATCAGCGTTTTTCCGATATTGATATCGCCCTCAAGGGCAAAGAAAAAATTTCCCTACAAGTCCAGGCCGCATTGAAACAAGCCCTTTCAGAATCCGATCTGCCCATTCTGGTGGATATCGTAGACTGGCATGCCATCTCAGATGAATTCAAATCCATTATTGAAAAAAAATTCGAGATATTATAAATTAATCCTTGGATTGGTACACATTAAATAGGCTTGAAGCTGTGGGTAAATCCCAGTGCATGCAGCAGGGTATCCAGTGTTTTTAATGTGGGATTGCCATGTTCGGACAGTGCTTTATAAATGCTTTGCCGGGAGAGTCCGGCTTTTTTAGCTAAGTTTGCGACACCCACAGCCTCAGCCATTCTCCGTAGAGCCAGCAAGAGCAATTTTTCATTACCGTCTTTTTCATAGTTTTTTAGAGCAGCAGTCAAATAAGCATAGGCTTCTTCCGGATTTCTTTTGAAGTCATCTTTGATAATATCCGACCAGTGCGAATAACCTTTTAGCTTCTGTTTTTGTTTGCTCGTCAGTTTATTCATGAAACCATCTCCAATAATCTTTGGCTTTTTTTATATCCTTTTGCTGTGTTTTTTTATCACCGCCGTGCAATAGCAGCACAACAATGTTCCCAATCTGCCCAAAATAAATTCTTACTCCAAAATTGAATTTTAATTCAAAAACACCTTCGCCCAGCGCTTTGTAATCTCTTAAATTGCCCAATGCCACGCGATCCAAACGGGTACGGATTCGCGTCCGCACTGAAAGGTCTTTTAATGAGCGAAACCAAGTTAAAAAAGGCTCTTTTCCTGCCGGAGTTTTGAAGATTTTTATTTTTTTATGCTGCATCAACGCTCCCTTCTAAATGTAAACTATAATAGATATTATGTCAACTATAATAGACAAGATGTAGTGCGATCCGCCTGACTGAAATTGATCGACCGGTATTATTAGTTAGACTGAAAAATCAGGAGATTGTTGCACGGGTGGGGAAAAAATATTTAGTGTAGCGATATTCCCAATGCCGGCTCATAGGAAGTCAGCATATGAAAATCAATATAGACCAGTTAGACAGTAAATTATACAATTAAAAGTGATAGCGGATATTTTATTGATGCTAAAGGAGAGCATGGTAATGGAAACCATCGATTCAAAAATAATGAAAGAACTTATTTTATCAAAATACCAATATAAAGAAGCAGAAAAAAATATTCAGTCCAATAATTATTTAAAAATGGCATTTGGAATTAACTTATTACATGATTGTTTGGATATGTTTCAGATTGCAATTATAGATCATTTAAAACTTCGTTCCAAGAAAGATGATTCGTTAATTGGAAGATGTAAAAAAATCGAGGAGGAATTGAGTCAAAACAAAATAGAAATTGAATCATATAATTTTATAGCTGATTTAAATACAATAAGGAATAAATTTAAGCATTCCGGTATTTTTCCGGCAGAGATTGACTGTAATCACTACTTGGGGATGACCTACGAATATATTAACACGGCGTGTGAAAAAATATTCTATAAAAAATATTTGGAGATTTTTTTGAGTGGTATTTTGGCCGATGGCAAACCAAAAGAATATATTAAAATTGCCGAGAAAGATTTCGAGAAGGGGAATTATAAATCTTGTCTAATAAATTGCAGAAAATCAATTTACAAAATATTTGAATATCAATTTGATATTAGAAAAGAATCTTTTCTAAGTAAGGTGTTTGGTACCCCGGCGGATGAAATCCCGGCAGGTATTTCTGATTACTCTCAACTTACAAATCTTTCGCTGCACGAAATTGATTTAGAATTACTTAAGTACGGATTGAATACAAAATACTATTGGAATATTCACAGACTTACACCAAAGGTTGTTTATGCAAATGATAAAATCGGCTGGATAGTTAGAGAGGATTTTAGGGTGCTAAATGATCCGGATATAAGACAAAACTGTGAATATGTATTAAATGCGGCTATTGACATTATTGATGCAATTCAAAATAAAATACGATCAACAAAGGATACAAAAAACAGTATTTTAAAAATTAAGTTAAAAAAAGACAATGTGCCGATATACTACTCCGCTAATAAAAACACGGCTGAAATATGCAAGTCTAAAAGCAAAAATGTTATTGTCGATTTTAAAATTCAGGGGACTGACAAAAATAATTATTGGCATGTTATTGGAATATTTAAAATGGGGAAACATCAACCCGGATATATAAAAGGAAGCGATG
This genomic stretch from bacterium harbors:
- a CDS encoding Rrf2 family transcriptional regulator, giving the protein MAGFFHVSDAASLALHALALLAKDKDQTISAKVLAQTMGVSLTHLAKVMQRLEHAGYVQSKRGPAGGFVLKKKAAVISLREIYETIAGSIKTTRCPLGIPQCKAECPLRRTLYRAEADIVRELARTTLADFAGTLKIKS
- a CDS encoding L-lactate dehydrogenase; the encoded protein is MNQKVVIIGAGSVGATFAYALMQSHLAREIVLIDLNKEKAQGEVMDLQQGIAFTRPVNIRLGDYSDCQDAAAIVVTAGAKQNPGEDRLALAGRNAGILNTMIPEIIKDGFAGVLIMTSNPVDVLTQMAWDISGLPRERVIGSGTVLDSSRLRALLSEHCQVDAANIHAMIIGEHGDSEVAAWSAATIGGVPIQQYCEACGRCAPVDKYPQLLEQVKNAAYDIIQRKGATYYAIGLALVQIVGAVLRDEHRVLPVSYVMPAFEGIEDVALSLPALVGRKGVEKILKLPLAEAEQAALRKSAFIIKQSYENIRSRIAKV
- a CDS encoding ferritin encodes the protein MNKNLEKALNDQINAEFYSGYLYLAMSAYFEEQNMTGFAGWMYVQYQEEITHAVKFFRYVLERGGSVTLDTIAKPATDWKNAEEVFAEVVKHEHYVTGLINKLVDLAIAEKDHATNNMLQWFVAEQVEEEANVAQIFGQIKMVQESKQGLYMLNKELGLRVFVDATAKPTA
- the ptsP gene encoding phosphoenolpyruvate--protein phosphotransferase; the encoded protein is MEQPLMELKGVAASSGLAVGRVCFWSDPEGIPRYPISPDQVKAELQRFDEALELSRHQIEKMRQRVEQELGQEEAAIFSSHNLLLNDPSLYAKVEKRLINLGVNLESALEETIEEMAQIFLKISDAYLRERVNDYRDIGRRVMDNLLSYQRQCTVEEGELVVMVARELMPSDTVHFHRQHVGAFVTEYGGVSSHAAILARSFHLPAVVSVPGALKQIRSGAQVLVDGNRGVIVLEPSMAQIEAAREDAARRSQAVLQVREAKPAETLDKILVRFSANLTREDEAEAALRVGAMGVGLLRTEFLFMDRREFLSEEEQYLAYRHVVEKMAPHTVIIRTLDLGEDKHFDFNNPVDEEKASRILGWRSIRLSLAHERIFMAQLKAIMRAAVHGKAKILLPMVNGVEEVRLVREIIARAAAEMSRQQISHQPDVSLGVMVETPASAFAPEILLREIDFISIGTNDLIQYVMVADRTSDKMQKYYRAASPIIVKLLQDIAQVSAALDKDVSICGELAGDPLYLPLLLGMGFTNFSVAPVLLPDLVDSVGHLRHSECKGLVQKALALSTADEVEDLLHQFRETAS
- the hcp gene encoding hydroxylamine reductase; its protein translation is MYCNQCQETLKNTACTIRGVCGKAGETSDLQDLLIYTLQGMALYAESTDRELDNRYGAFACKALFATITNANFDDARISALIREALTLRHELKAQTKLSGALHDAAVWQGASDADFAAQSARVGIQGYDADEDARSLKLLMLYGLKGIAAYAEHAEILGKQNFDIYRFVFKALAALTKPLPADTLTAMVLETGSIAVTTMALLDEANTSAYGHPEMTEVNIGVQNRPGILISGHDLKDMEALLHQTEGTGVDVYTHSEMLPANYYPRFKKYQHFVGNYGNAWWKQGSEFESFNGPVIMTTNCITPVRESYRDRIFTTGMAGFPGVRHIAESKSGEEKDFSEVIALAKTCVSPQEIETGTLIGGFAHQQVMALSDKIVAAVKSGAIKRFVVMAGCDGRQPGRNYFTEVAEALPQEAVILTAGCAKYRYNKLNLGDIGGIPRVLDAGQCNDSYSLAVIALKLKEIMGAADINDLPISFDIAWYEQKAVTVLLALLHLGFKGIRLGPTLPAFLSPGVVKVLVENFNIKPIGDVAKDVADMMGIKDGDTDKETAGV
- a CDS encoding flavin reductase family protein — its product is MKPTPQELIKHEQALGLLNYGMYIVSSHAQDKKNGQIINVASQVTAEPMQVVICLNKQNLTHDYITQSGVFGLSILEQSTPFKVIGTWGFKSGRDVDKFKEAGHREGKTGVPLLIDHTLATLECEVVSCCDANTHSLFLGRVVGGEVLREGVALTYDYYRHVIKGKASKNAPTFRTQGH
- a CDS encoding rubredoxin; this encodes MQKYVCEVCGYVYDPEKGDPDGNIAPGTPFDQIPDEWVCPECGVGKDSFSPAE
- a CDS encoding 4Fe-4S binding protein, coding for MGNQRKIIKINEALCNGCGLCIPNCPEGALQIIDNKARLVSDLFCDGLGACIGHCPEGAITIEEREAEPYDEKKVMNNIVPQGVNTIKAHLKHLKDHGADDLYSQAVAYLKENNIPVPEDTPAATEVPGGGCPGSRAVDLKQAAPQPDVSQAGPRAVSQLQNWPVQLMLVPQSAPYLKNADLLIAADCVAFAYAEFHRDFIKDKVVIIACPKLDDAAYYTEKLTSLFQANEIKSVQVAHMQVPCCSGLVEIIKRARTESGKNIPISRVNISLQGDILEEVATV
- a CDS encoding FprA family A-type flavoprotein, with amino-acid sequence MKAVEIKPGIYWVGVKDWNLRDFHGYKTQRGSTYNAYLIIDEKIVLVDTVKAHLADEMFARIASIVDPVKIDIVVSNHVEMDHSGCLGEVVKRAPNVEVLTSTNGEKGLKLHFDTSAWNMRAVKTNEELSIGKHTLKFVHMPLVHWPDSMATYVPEAKLLMPNDAFGQHIATEGIFEDETAKDVVMEEAAKYYANIILPYGAQVDKALTALSGLEFDMIATSHGLIWRKYFTEIIEKYKFWTQYKTVEKAVVIYDTMWGATETMAHTVKSAFENMDIPVVMRSLKHMHISDLVADVLEARYIALGSPTLNNMMLPTMGAFMTYIRGLKPQNKKAMIFGSYGWNPNTMKELETWVREMGWELPGSVVNAKYRPTSELLAHLRQTVGQLKDS